A genomic region of Populus nigra chromosome 11, ddPopNigr1.1, whole genome shotgun sequence contains the following coding sequences:
- the LOC133668041 gene encoding disease resistance protein RUN1-like, producing MVSTSSSTTTPQEKYDVFLSFRGEDTRVCFVSHLYAALKRKQISTFIDYKLNRGEEISLSLLKAIEDSKLSVVVFSDNYASSKWCLEELAKILECKKVKGQMVIPVFYRVDPSHVRNQTGSFADAFARHDQLLKEKMEKVLNWRAAMREAANLSGWDSHNIKSESEFVDDIVRDILNKLHQTSMSTHHTSLIGIDARIKKVETLLKMESQDVRIVGIWGMGGIGKTTIAKAVYDNVSAQFEGFLFVANVREELKRHTVVGLQKNILPELLDQDILNTGPLSFGNAFVMDRLRRKKVLIVLDDVDSSRQLEELLPEPHVSFGPGSKILLTSRDKQVLRNVVDEIYDVERLNHHEALQLFNMKAFKNYNPTSDHSELVEKIVDYAQGNPLALIVLGSALYGRSKEEWCSVLNKLGKVSSREIQNVLRISYDGLDDEQQEIFLDLAFFFNGANRDRVTKILDGCYSAARSDISVLFEKSLITTPGCTVNMHDSIREMAFSIVREESKIPGKRSRLCDPEDVYQALVKKKGTEAVEGICLDISESREMHLKSDAFSRMDRLRILKFFNHFSLDEIFIMDNKDKVHLPHSGLDYLSDELRYLHWDGFPLKTLPQSFCAENIVELIFPDSKIEKLWTGVQDLVHLRCMDLSGSPYLLEIPDLSMAENIESINLKFCKSLIEVNPSIQYLTKLEVLQLSYCDNLRSLPSRIGSKVLRILDLYHCINVRICPAISGNSPVLRKVDLQFCANITKFPEISGNIKYLYLQGTAIEEVPSSIEFLTALVRLYMTNCKQLSSIPSSICKLKSLEVLGLSGCSKLESFPEIMEPMESLRRLELDATAIKELPSSIKYLKFLTQLKLGVTAIEELSSSIAQLKSLTHLDLGGTAIKELPSSIEHLKCLKHLDLSGTGIKELPELPSSLTALDVNDCKSLQTLSRFNLRNFQELNFANCFKLDQKKLMADVQCKIQSGEIKGEIFQIVLPEDEIPPWFRGQNMGSSVTKKLPLNCHQIKGIAFCIVFASPTPLLSDCVNFSCKCDAKSDNGEHDHVKLLWYDLDPQPKAAVLKLDDSDHMLLWYESTRTGLNSEYSGSEVTFEFYNKIEHSKIKRCGVYFLFDKNRSSSCDEDSSHQDDN from the exons atggtttcgacttcttcttcaacaaccaCTCCTCAAGAAAAATACGATGTGTTCCTTAGTTTCAGAGGAGAGGACACTCGTGTTTGTTTCGTCAGCCACCTCTATGCTGCTTTGAAGCGGAAACAAATCTCAACCTTCATCGATTACAAACTTAACAGAGGGGAAGAAATttctctatcccttttgaaagCAATTGAAGATTCCAAGCTTTCTGTCGTTGTTTTCTCTGACAACTATGCGTCTTCCAAATGGTGCTTGGAGGAACTTGCAAAAATTCTTGAATGCAAGAAAGTTAAAGGGCAGATGGTTATACCCGTTTTCTATCGGGTTGATCCATCTCATGTTAGGAATCAAACTGGAAGTTTTGCCGATGCATTTGCTAGGCATGACCAGTTATTGAAGGAGAAGATGGAAAAGGTGCTCAACTGGAGAGCGGCCATGAGGGAGGCAGCCAATCTATCTGGGTGGGATTCACATAACATTAA ATCTGAGTCTGAATTTGTTGATGACATTGTTAGAGATATATTGAACAAATTGCATCAAACATCTATGAGTACTCATCATACGAGTCTGATTGGAATTGATGCACGTATTAAGAAGGTTGAAACTTTGTTGAAAATGGAGTCCCAAGATGTTCGGATTGTAGGGATATGGGGAATGGGTGGTATAGGTAAGACAACTATTGCTAAAGCGGTATATGACAATGTCTCTGCTCAATTTGAAGGGTTCCTCTTTGTTGCAAATGTTAGGGAAGAACTAAAAAGACATACAGTGGTTGGTTTGCAGAAAAATATCCTTCCAGAATTACTAGACCAAGACATTCTGAACACTGGCCCTTTGAGCTTTGGAAATGCTTTTGTAATGGATAGACTTCGCCGTAAAAAGGTTCTTATTGTTCTCGATGATGTGGATAGTTCAAGGCAACTGGAAGAATTGTTACCAGAGCCACATGTTTCATTTGGTCCAGGAAGTAAAATTCTTTTAACAAGTAGGGATAAGCAAGTGCTTAGGAATGTGGTTGATGAAATCTATGATGTTGAGAGATTGAACCACCATGAAGCTCTTCAACTCTTTAACATGAAAGCCTTCAAGAATTACAACCCCACAAGTGATCATAGTGAGTTGGTAGAAAAGATAGTAGATTATGCACAAGGCAATCCTTTGGCTCTTATAGTTTTAGGTTCTGCTCTCTATGGTAGAAGCAAAGAGGAATGGTGTAGTGTTTTGAATAAGTTAGGGAAAGTTTCTAGCCGTGAAATTCAGAATGTGTTGAGAATTAGTTATGATGGGCTTGATGATGAACAACAAGAGATATTTCTTGATCTTGCATTCTTTTTCAATGGGGCAAATAGGGACCGTGTTACAAAAATTTTGGATGGTTGTTATTCAGCTGCTCGTTCGGATATAAGTGTTCTTTTTGAAAAGTCTCTCATCACCACACCTGGTTGCACTGTCAACATGCATGATTCAATACGAGAGATGGCTTTTAGCATTGTTCGTGAAGAATCTAAAATTCCAGGCAAACGTAGTAGGTTATGTGATCCTGAGGATGTATATCAAGCATTGGTGAAAAAGAAG GGAACGGAGGCAGTTGAAGGCATATGCTTGGATATCTCTGAATCACGTGAAATGCACTTAAAATCTGATGCCTTTTCAAGGATGGATCGGCTAAGaattctcaaattttttaatcatttttcctTGGATGAAATTTTCATAATGGACAACAAAGATAAAGTGCACCTTCCTCATTCTGGCCTCGATTATCTTTCTGATGAGCTGAGATATCTCCATTGGGATGGGTTCCCTTTGAAAACCTTGCCACAAAGTTTTTGTGCTGAAAACATTGTTGAGCTTATTTTCCCTGATAGCAAGATTGAAAAGCTTTGGACAGGTGTACAG GACCTTGTGCATTTAAGATGTATGGATCTCAGTGGCTCCCCATATTTGCTTGAAATCCCAGATCTTTCCATGGCTGAAAATATAGAGAgtataaatcttaaattttgtaaaagtttAATAGAGGTGAACCCCTCTATTCAATATCTCACCAAGCTGGAGGTCCTTCAGCTCAGTTATTGTGACAATCTTAGAAGTCTTCCAAGCAGGATTGGTTCGAAAGTTTTGAGAATTCTTGATCTATATCATTGCATTAATGTCAGAATATGCCCTGCAATTTCAGGAAATTCACCAGTTCTTAGAAAGGTTGATCTACAATTCTGTGCAAATATTACAAAATTTCCAGAGATTTCCGGGAACATAAAATATCTATATTTGCAAGGGACGGCAATCGAAGAGGTGCCTTCATCAATTGAGTTTCTCACAGCACTTGTTAGATTGTATATGACTAACTGCAAACAGCTCTCAAGTATTCCCAGCAGCATCTGTAAACTGAAATCCCTTGAAGTTCTCGGGCTTTCAGGCTGCTCAAAACTTGAGAGCTTCCCAGAAATCATGGAGCCCATGGAATCTTTGAGACGTCTTGAGTTAGATGCAACAGCTATTAAAGAGCTACCTTCATCAATTAAATATCTGAAATTCTTGACACAGCTTAAGCTAGGTGTAACAGCTATTGAAGAGCTATCCTCATCAATTGCACAACTGAAATCTTTGACACATCTTGATTTAGGCGGAACAGCTATTAAAGAGCTACCCTCTTCAATTGAACATCTGAAATGTTTGAAACATCTGGATTTAAGCGGAACGGGTATCAAAGAGTTACCAGAGCTTCCATCATCACTTACAGCTCTAGATGTAAATGACTGTAAATCACTTCAAACCTTATCGAGGTTCAATCTAAGAAATTTCCAGGAGTTGAACTTTGCAAACTGCTTCAAATTGGATCAAAAGAAACTAATGGCAGATGTGCAATGTAAAATTCAG TCTGGAGAGATCAAAGGTgagatttttcaaattgttttaccAGAGGATGAAATTCCACCATGGTTTCGCGGTCAAAATATGGGATCTTCAGTTACCAAAAAGTTGCCCTTAAACTGTCATCAGATCAAGGGAATTGCTTTCTGCATAGTCTTTGCATCTCCCACACCACTTCTGTCTGATTGTGTCAATTTTAGTTGCAAATGCGATGCCAAAAGTGATAATGGTGAACATGATCATGTCAAGTTATTATGGTATGATTTGGATCCACAGCCAAAAGCTGCTGTGCTCAAGTTAGATGATTCGGATCACATGTTATTGTGGTATGAGAGCACAAGAACAGGTCTTAATAGTGAATATTCTGGCAGTGAAGTTACATTCGAATTCTACAACAAAATCGAGCATTCCAAGATCAAAAGGTGTGGGGTCTATTTCCTATTTGATAAGAATCGATCCAGCAGTTGTGATGAGGATTCGAGCCACCAGGATGACAACTGA
- the LOC133668170 gene encoding 2-methylpropanoate--CoA ligase CCL4-like isoform X2 has translation MEELKPMSPSSCPFTPLGFLERAATVYDDCPSIIYNSTTYTWSQTYRRCLKVASSLSSKGIKPGQVVSVVAPNVPAMYELQFSVPMSGAILNNINTRLDARTISILLRHSESKLVFVDYLSLRVILEALSLFPPETPCPALVLITDDEEEAPPPPSLAVDFCTYESMVEKGDPEFKWVQPQSEWDPVVLNYTSGTTSAPKGVLQSHRGTFTITIGSLIDWSLPKQAVYLWTLPIFHANGWSYPWGMAAVGGTNICLRRVEAPTIYSLIKRHGVTHMCGAPVVLNMLTNSPNAERLQNPVQILTGGAPPPSAVLFRAESLGFVVSHGYGLTETGGLFTSCAWKPKWNTFPASERARLKSRQGVPFVGFTEMGVVDPNTGKSVERDGVSLGEVVLRGGSVMLGYFKDPLGTSMCMKDGWFYTGDVGVMHSDGYLEVKDRSKDVIISGGENISSVEIESVLYTHPAVNEAAVVARPDEFWGETPCAFVSLKNGLANKPGEKDIIDYCREKMAHYMVPKIVVFKDELPKTSTGKIQKYLLREYAKV, from the exons ATGGAAGAACTAAAGCCAATGTCACCAAGCTCATGCCCTTTCACACCCTTAGGCTTCCTGGAAAGAGCTGCCACTGTTTATGATGATTGCCCATCCATCATCTACAACAGCACCACTTACACATGGTCTCAAACCTACCGTCGATGTCTCAAGGTTGCATCTTCTCTATCATCCAAAGGCATCAAGCCAGGTCAAGTGGTTTCCGTTGTGGCCCCTAACGTTCCTGCCATGTATGAGCTTCAATTTTCCGTGCCCATGTCTGGTGCCATCCTCAACAACATCAACACCCGTCTTGACGCTCGGACCATTTCCATACTCCTGCGTCACAGTGAGTCAAAGCTCGTCTTCGTTGATTATTTGTCACTTCGTGTTATTCTTGAAGCCCTCTCTTTGTTTCCACCTGAGACTCCATGCCCTGCCCTCGTCCTCATTACGGACGACGAGGAGGAAGCACCGCCACCACCATCACTAGCCGTAGACTTTTGTACTTACGAAAGCATGGTGGAGAAAGGAGATCCTGAGTTCAAGTGGGTCCAGCCACAAAGTGAGTGGGACCCGGTGGTTTTAAACTACACATCAGGTACTACCTCAGCTCCTAAAGGTGTGCTACAATCCCACAGAGGAACTTTCACCATAACCATTGGATCCTTGATTGATTGGAGCCTACCAAAACAAGCAGTGTATCTGTGGACCCTGCCGATATTTCACGCCAATGGGTGGAGTTATCCATGGGGTATGGCAGCTGTTGGCGGGACCAACATCTGTCTTCGTAGAGTGGAAGCCCCAACGATCTACAGCTTGATCAAAAGGCACGGGGTCACTCACATGTGTGGCGCACCTGTGGTGCTAAACATGCTAACAAACTCTCCCAATGCGGAACGCCTACAAAACCCAGTGCAAATTTTAACCGGGGGAGCTCCACCTCCATCCGCCGTGCTGTTCCGGGCAGAGTCACTTGGTTTTGTGGTGAGTCATGGATACGGTTTAACTGAAACGGGAGGGCTGTTCACTTCGTGTGCGTGGAAACCAAAGTGGAATACATTTCCAGCAAGTGAGAGAGCTAGACTAAAGTCAAGACAAGGGGTTCCGTTTGTTGGCTTCACCGAGATGGGCGTTGTGGATCCCAATACAGGAAAGAGTGTGGAAAGAGATGGGGTATCACTTGGTGAAGTTGTTTTGAGAGGTGGGAGCGTAATGTTAGGTTACTTTAAAGATCCATTAGGCACGTCGATGTGCATGAAAGATGGTTGGTTTTACACGGGAGATGTGGGTGTTATGCACTCAGATGGATATTTAGAGGTCAAAGATAGGTCCAAAGACGTGATCATTAGCGGTGGAGAGAATATTAGCAGCGTAGAGATCGAGTCTGTGCTGTATACACATCCTGCTGTTAACGAGGCAGCTGTGGTGGCTAGGCCTGATGAGTTCTGGGGCGAGACACCGTGCGCATTTGTGAGTTTGAAAAATGGTTTGGCTAACAAACCTGGTGAGAAAGATATAATTGATTATTGCAGGGAAAAGATGGCGCATTATATGGTACCAAAAATCGTGGTGTTCAAAGATGAGCTTCCAAAGACATCAACTGGGAAGATTCAGAAGTATTTGCTCAGAGAATATGCCAAG GTTTAA
- the LOC133668170 gene encoding 2-methylpropanoate--CoA ligase CCL4-like isoform X1, translated as MEELKPMSPSSCPFTPLGFLERAATVYDDCPSIIYNSTTYTWSQTYRRCLKVASSLSSKGIKPGQVVSVVAPNVPAMYELQFSVPMSGAILNNINTRLDARTISILLRHSESKLVFVDYLSLRVILEALSLFPPETPCPALVLITDDEEEAPPPPSLAVDFCTYESMVEKGDPEFKWVQPQSEWDPVVLNYTSGTTSAPKGVLQSHRGTFTITIGSLIDWSLPKQAVYLWTLPIFHANGWSYPWGMAAVGGTNICLRRVEAPTIYSLIKRHGVTHMCGAPVVLNMLTNSPNAERLQNPVQILTGGAPPPSAVLFRAESLGFVVSHGYGLTETGGLFTSCAWKPKWNTFPASERARLKSRQGVPFVGFTEMGVVDPNTGKSVERDGVSLGEVVLRGGSVMLGYFKDPLGTSMCMKDGWFYTGDVGVMHSDGYLEVKDRSKDVIISGGENISSVEIESVLYTHPAVNEAAVVARPDEFWGETPCAFVSLKNGLANKPGEKDIIDYCREKMAHYMVPKIVVFKDELPKTSTGKIQKYLLREYAKVVDSSKV; from the exons ATGGAAGAACTAAAGCCAATGTCACCAAGCTCATGCCCTTTCACACCCTTAGGCTTCCTGGAAAGAGCTGCCACTGTTTATGATGATTGCCCATCCATCATCTACAACAGCACCACTTACACATGGTCTCAAACCTACCGTCGATGTCTCAAGGTTGCATCTTCTCTATCATCCAAAGGCATCAAGCCAGGTCAAGTGGTTTCCGTTGTGGCCCCTAACGTTCCTGCCATGTATGAGCTTCAATTTTCCGTGCCCATGTCTGGTGCCATCCTCAACAACATCAACACCCGTCTTGACGCTCGGACCATTTCCATACTCCTGCGTCACAGTGAGTCAAAGCTCGTCTTCGTTGATTATTTGTCACTTCGTGTTATTCTTGAAGCCCTCTCTTTGTTTCCACCTGAGACTCCATGCCCTGCCCTCGTCCTCATTACGGACGACGAGGAGGAAGCACCGCCACCACCATCACTAGCCGTAGACTTTTGTACTTACGAAAGCATGGTGGAGAAAGGAGATCCTGAGTTCAAGTGGGTCCAGCCACAAAGTGAGTGGGACCCGGTGGTTTTAAACTACACATCAGGTACTACCTCAGCTCCTAAAGGTGTGCTACAATCCCACAGAGGAACTTTCACCATAACCATTGGATCCTTGATTGATTGGAGCCTACCAAAACAAGCAGTGTATCTGTGGACCCTGCCGATATTTCACGCCAATGGGTGGAGTTATCCATGGGGTATGGCAGCTGTTGGCGGGACCAACATCTGTCTTCGTAGAGTGGAAGCCCCAACGATCTACAGCTTGATCAAAAGGCACGGGGTCACTCACATGTGTGGCGCACCTGTGGTGCTAAACATGCTAACAAACTCTCCCAATGCGGAACGCCTACAAAACCCAGTGCAAATTTTAACCGGGGGAGCTCCACCTCCATCCGCCGTGCTGTTCCGGGCAGAGTCACTTGGTTTTGTGGTGAGTCATGGATACGGTTTAACTGAAACGGGAGGGCTGTTCACTTCGTGTGCGTGGAAACCAAAGTGGAATACATTTCCAGCAAGTGAGAGAGCTAGACTAAAGTCAAGACAAGGGGTTCCGTTTGTTGGCTTCACCGAGATGGGCGTTGTGGATCCCAATACAGGAAAGAGTGTGGAAAGAGATGGGGTATCACTTGGTGAAGTTGTTTTGAGAGGTGGGAGCGTAATGTTAGGTTACTTTAAAGATCCATTAGGCACGTCGATGTGCATGAAAGATGGTTGGTTTTACACGGGAGATGTGGGTGTTATGCACTCAGATGGATATTTAGAGGTCAAAGATAGGTCCAAAGACGTGATCATTAGCGGTGGAGAGAATATTAGCAGCGTAGAGATCGAGTCTGTGCTGTATACACATCCTGCTGTTAACGAGGCAGCTGTGGTGGCTAGGCCTGATGAGTTCTGGGGCGAGACACCGTGCGCATTTGTGAGTTTGAAAAATGGTTTGGCTAACAAACCTGGTGAGAAAGATATAATTGATTATTGCAGGGAAAAGATGGCGCATTATATGGTACCAAAAATCGTGGTGTTCAAAGATGAGCTTCCAAAGACATCAACTGGGAAGATTCAGAAGTATTTGCTCAGAGAATATGCCAAGGTCGTGGATTCTTCGAAG GTTTAA
- the LOC133668301 gene encoding 2-methylpropanoate--CoA ligase CCL4-like has protein sequence MEELKPMPPNSCPFTPIGFLERAATVYGDCPSVIYNSTTYTWSQTYRRCLKVASSLSSNGIKPGQVVSVVAPNVPAMYELQFAVPMSGAILNNINTRLDARTISILLRHSESKLVFVDYLSLHVILEALSLFPPETPCPALVLITDEEEEAPPPPSLSVDFCTYESMVEKGDPEFKWVQPQSEWDPLVLNYTSGTTSAPKGVVQSHRATFTITIGSLIDWSLPKQAVYLWTLPIFHANGWSYAWGMAAVGGTNICLRRVEAPTIYSLIKRHGVTHMCGAPVVLNMLTNSPNAERLQNPVQILTGGAPPPSAVLFRAESLGFVVSHGYGLTETAGLVTSCAWKPKWNTFPARERAILKSRQGVPIVGFTEMGVVDPNTGKSVERDGVSLGEVVLRGGSVMLGYFKDPLGTSMCMKDGWFYTGDVGVVHSDGYLEVKDRSKDVIISGGENISSVEIESVLYTHPAVNEAAVVARPDEFWGETPCAFVSLKNGLANKPGEKDIIDYCREKMAHYMVPKIVVFKDELPKTSTGKIQKNLLREYAKVVDSSKVKMATGQVGSGFYLPLTSPRWLQRPFIPTPYPVKAVNILIPTPISTSICIPIPRCRPVSLYNSSRSTFFAKKRGSEIFSIFQKNQGTVLHQPHHSCNTHARFL, from the coding sequence ATGGAAGAACTAAAGCCAATGCCACCAAACTCATGCCCCTTTACACCCATAGGCTTCCTGGAAAGAGCTGCCACTGTTTATGGTGATTGCCCATCCGTCATCTACAACAGCACCACTTACACGTGGTCTCAAACCTACCGTCGATGTCTCAAGGTTGCATCTTCGCTATCATCCAATGGCATCAAGCCAGGTCAAGTGGTTTCCGTTGTGGCCCCTAACGTTCCTGCCATGTATGAGCTTCAATTTGCCGTGCCCATGTCTGGTGCCATCCTCAACAACATCAACACCCGTCTTGACGCTCGGACCATTTCCATACTCCTGCGTCACAGTGAGTCAAAGCTCGTCTTCGTTGATTATTTGTCCCTTCATGTTATTCTAGAAGCCCTCTCTTTGTTTCCACCTGAGACTCCATGCCCTGCCCTCGTTCTCATTACGGACGAGGAGGAAGAAGCACCGCCACCACCATCACTATCCGTAGACTTTTGTACTTACGAAAGCATGGTGGAGAAAGGAGATCCTGAGTTCAAGTGGGTCCAGCCACAAAGTGAGTGGGACCCGCTTGTTTTAAACTACACCTCAGGTACTACCTCAGCTCCTAAAGGTGTGGTACAATCCCACAGAGCAACTTTCACCATAACCATTGGATCCTTGATTGATTGGAGCCTACCAAAACAAGCAGTGTATCTGTGGACCCTGCCGATATTTCACGCCAATGGGTGGAGTTATGCATGGGGTATGGCAGCTGTTGGCGGGACCAACATCTGTCTTCGTAGAGTGGAAGCCCCTACGATCTACAGCTTGATCAAAAGGCACGGGGTCACTCACATGTGTGGCGCACCTGTGGTGCTAAACATGCTAACAAACTCTCCCAACGCGGAACGCCTACAAAACCCAGTGCAAATTTTAACCGGGGGAGCTCCACCTCCATCCGCCGTGCTGTTCCGGGCAGAGTCACTTGGTTTTGTGGTGAGTCATGGATACGGTTTAACTGAAACAGCAGGGCTGGTCACTTCGTGTGCCTGGAAACCAAAGTGGAATACATTTCCAGCAAGGGAGAGAGCAATACTAAAGTCAAGACAAGGTGTTCCGATTGTTGGCTTCACCGAGATGGGCGTTGTGGATCCCAATACAGGAAAGAGTGTGGAAAGAGATGGGGTATCACTTGGTGAAGTTGTTTTGAGAGGTGGGAGCGTAATGTTAGGTTACTTTAAAGATCCATTAGGCACGTCGATGTGCATGAAAGATGGTTGGTTTTACACGGGAGATGTGGGTGTTGTGCACTCAGATGGATATTTAGAGGTCAAAGATAGGTCCAAAGACGTGATCATTAGCGGTGGAGAGAATATTAGCAGCGTAGAGATCGAGTCTGTGTTGTATACACATCCTGCTGTTAACGAGGCAGCTGTGGTGGCTAGGCCTGATGAGTTCTGGGGCGAGACACCGTGCGCATTTGTGAGTTTGAAAAATGGTTTGGCTAACAAACCTGGTGAGAAAGATATAATTGATTATTGCAGGGAAAAGATGGCGCATTATATGGTACCAAAAATCGTGGTGTTCAAAGATGAGCTTCCAAAGACATCAACTGGGAAGATTCAGAAGAATTTGCTCAGAGAATATGCCAAGGTCGTGGATTCTTCGAAGGTAAAAATGGCAACCGGACAGGTCGGGAGTGGTTTTTATCTGCCTCTAACTTCTCCTAGATGGCTTCAAAGACCCTTTATTCCCACCCCATACCCCGTCAAGGCCGTAAACATCCTTATCCCCACTCCCATCTCCACCTCCATTTGCATTCCCATTCCCCGTTGTCGTCCCGTCTCTCTGTACAACTCCAGTCGAAGCAcattttttgccaaaaaaagaGGTTCTGAAATATTCAGTATCTTTCAAAAGAACCAAGGAACAGTGCTCCATCAGCCACATCATTCGTGCAACACTCATGCTCGATTCCTCTGA